One part of the Dunckerocampus dactyliophorus isolate RoL2022-P2 chromosome 11, RoL_Ddac_1.1, whole genome shotgun sequence genome encodes these proteins:
- the shtn3 gene encoding shootin-1 isoform X3, whose translation MAVEADGEPPQDGADALERYQQQVKELRDAVSSLLEEKKNFLCEIHEQQRTLEELTTQTQRDEQRMKELGDTVEQQRQTIKRFNRVSMMATQAYEGMKEQLDLEQNLRVQAETYAHEMLVKQKEAKRQSTLLLQSADPTVQLLSALEEVAAITKTLEDERLRHQQTVRHLEVQLDGSGVKKEVEALQRQVELLEDEKKDLEARLEQTEKDNLDLHNKLQQLQKVAMTSNTPPPPPPPAPGAAPPPAPLPQPPPPPPPPPPPPPPPPPSRCNPLSSLIAIMRKTSKGSKASLKVEQPPASEGVDDVKVKAVNEMMERIKHGVVLRPVKSQDSKRLAVKPPPASEEKAQESAMDELKGMLDTVKRSPSRGSQEVAPSPTGKKDSELEVILRRRRNKAGEAGSGDERDGQMSHVSSCDSLNGRRASTDSGKDPDGSVTPSNPTGPRLGSERRGSGPGPVMARRRSSEKEPQVGSWQERRSGCSVSDKDPMDSPIRNGSDRNRSVDEDTGAPKTPVQSNGVHRNEHGEDAIMSNDDDSQGGL comes from the exons ATGGCCGTGGAAGCCGACGGCGAGCCGCCGCAGGACGGCGCCGACGCCTTGGAACGCTACCAGCAGCAGGTCAAAG agcTGAGGGACGCGGTGAGCAGCTTgttggaggagaagaagaacttCCTGTGTGAAATTCACGAGCAGCAGAGAACACTGGAGGAGCTGACCACTCAG ACACAACGAGATGAGCAGCGAATGAAGGAGCTTGGAGACACGGTGGAACAGCAACGTCAAACCATCAAGAGGTTCAACAGAG tgtCCATGATGGCCACGCAGGCGTACGAGGGCATGAAGGAACAGCTGGACTTGGAGCAGAACCTCCGAGTCCAAGCTGAGACGTACGCACACGAG ATGTTGGTGAAGCAGAAGGAGGCCAAGCGCCAGAGCACACTCCTCCTGCAGAGCGCCGACCCCACCGTGCAGCTCCTCAGTGCGCTGGAGGAAGTCGCCGCCATCACCAAGACGCTGGAAGACGAGCGACTGCGGCATCAGCAGACA GTGCGTCACCTGGAGGTCCAGCTGGACGGCAGCGGTGTGAAGAAGGAAGTGGAGGCTCTGCAGAGACAAGTGGAGCTGCTGGAGGATGAGAAGAAGGACTTGGAAGCAAGACTGGAGCAGACGGAGAAGGACAACCTTGACCTGCACAACAAAC TCCAGCAGCTGCAGAAGGTCGCCATGACGAGCAACACGCCGCCACCGCCTCCTCCCCCGGCTCCCGGCGCGGCCCCGCCCCCTGCACCTCTACCGCAACCGCCCCCGCCgcctcctccaccacctccgCCCCCTCCTCCGCCTCCCCCATCCAGATGCAACCCCCTCAG TTCTCTGATCGCCATCATGAGGAAGACGTCCAAAGGGTCCAAAGCATCTCTGAAGGTGGAGCAGCCGCCAG CGTCTGAGGGCGTGGACGACGTGAAGGTGAAAGCCGTCAACGAGATGATGGAGCGCATCAAGCACGGCGTGGTGCTGCGGCCCGTCAAGAGTCAGGACAGCAAG AGACTTGCCGTCAAA CCGCCTCCAGCCAGCGAGGAGAAAGCTCAGGAGAGCGCCATGGACGAGCTCAAAGGCATGCTG GACACGGTGAAGAGGAGTCCCAGCCGAGGCTCCCAGGAGGTGGCACCATCACCAACGGGGAAGAAGGACAGCGAGCTGGAGGTCATCCTCAGACGTCGCCGTAACAAGGCGGGAGAGGCGGGTTCTGGAG ACGAGCGCGACGGTCAAATGAGTCATGTGTCATCGTGCGACAGCTTGAACGGGCGGCGCGCCAGCACCGACTCCGGGAAAGATCCTGACGGGTCTGTCACCCCCTCCAACCCGACGGGCCCCAGGCTGGGCTCAGAGAGGCGGGGCTCCGGGCCGGGGCCCGTCATGGCCAGGAGGAGAAGCTCAGAGAAAGAGCCCCAAGTGGGCTCCTGGCAGGAGAGGAGGTCCGGCTGCTCCGTGTCCGATAAAGACCCCATGGACTCGCCGATCAGAAACGGCAGCGACCGCAACCGCAG CGTGGACGAGGACACCGGCGCCCCCAAGACACCCGTCCAGTCCAACGGCGTCCACCGCAACGAGCACGGAGAAGATGCCATCATGAGCAATGACGACGACAGCCAGGGCGGCCTCTGA
- the shtn3 gene encoding shootin-1 isoform X2, whose protein sequence is MDEHKDAHMHTECSRLTEERDEAERQLKHIKRVSQMVIDEVSVLQTQLEIEKSCRENAEALATKLNCENRKLKYLGLSSRPCLDELLPSISDRMAVEADGEPPQDGADALERYQQQVKELRDAVSSLLEEKKNFLCEIHEQQRTLEELTTQMLVKQKEAKRQSTLLLQSADPTVQLLSALEEVAAITKTLEDERLRHQQTVRHLEVQLDGSGVKKEVEALQRQVELLEDEKKDLEARLEQTEKDNLDLHNKLQQLQKVAMTSNTPPPPPPPAPGAAPPPAPLPQPPPPPPPPPPPPPPPPPSRCNPLSSLIAIMRKTSKGSKASLKVEQPPASEGVDDVKVKAVNEMMERIKHGVVLRPVKSQDSKRLAVKPPPASEEKAQESAMDELKGMLDTVKRSPSRGSQEVAPSPTGKKDSELEVILRRRRNKAGEAGSGDERDGQMSHVSSCDSLNGRRASTDSGKDPDGSVTPSNPTGPRLGSERRGSGPGPVMARRRSSEKEPQVGSWQERRSGCSVSDKDPMDSPIRNGSDRNRSVDEDTGAPKTPVQSNGVHRNEHGEDAIMSNDDDSQGGL, encoded by the exons ATGGACGAGCACAAGGACGCGCACATGCACACGGAG TGCAGCAGGCTGACGGAGGAGAGAGACGAGGCCGAGAGACAACTCAAACACATCAAGAGAG tgtcacAGATGGTGATTGATGAGGTCAGCGTCCTGCAGACACAGCTGGAGATTGAGAAGTCGTGTCGGGAGAACGCTGAGGCGCTCGCCACCAAG CTGAACTGCGAGAACAGGAAGCTGAAGTACCTGGGCTTGTCGTCGCGGCCGTGTTTGGACGAGCTCCTCCCCAGCATCTCCGACCGCATGGCCGTGGAAGCCGACGGCGAGCCGCCGCAGGACGGCGCCGACGCCTTGGAACGCTACCAGCAGCAGGTCAAAG agcTGAGGGACGCGGTGAGCAGCTTgttggaggagaagaagaacttCCTGTGTGAAATTCACGAGCAGCAGAGAACACTGGAGGAGCTGACCACTCAG ATGTTGGTGAAGCAGAAGGAGGCCAAGCGCCAGAGCACACTCCTCCTGCAGAGCGCCGACCCCACCGTGCAGCTCCTCAGTGCGCTGGAGGAAGTCGCCGCCATCACCAAGACGCTGGAAGACGAGCGACTGCGGCATCAGCAGACA GTGCGTCACCTGGAGGTCCAGCTGGACGGCAGCGGTGTGAAGAAGGAAGTGGAGGCTCTGCAGAGACAAGTGGAGCTGCTGGAGGATGAGAAGAAGGACTTGGAAGCAAGACTGGAGCAGACGGAGAAGGACAACCTTGACCTGCACAACAAAC TCCAGCAGCTGCAGAAGGTCGCCATGACGAGCAACACGCCGCCACCGCCTCCTCCCCCGGCTCCCGGCGCGGCCCCGCCCCCTGCACCTCTACCGCAACCGCCCCCGCCgcctcctccaccacctccgCCCCCTCCTCCGCCTCCCCCATCCAGATGCAACCCCCTCAG TTCTCTGATCGCCATCATGAGGAAGACGTCCAAAGGGTCCAAAGCATCTCTGAAGGTGGAGCAGCCGCCAG CGTCTGAGGGCGTGGACGACGTGAAGGTGAAAGCCGTCAACGAGATGATGGAGCGCATCAAGCACGGCGTGGTGCTGCGGCCCGTCAAGAGTCAGGACAGCAAG AGACTTGCCGTCAAA CCGCCTCCAGCCAGCGAGGAGAAAGCTCAGGAGAGCGCCATGGACGAGCTCAAAGGCATGCTG GACACGGTGAAGAGGAGTCCCAGCCGAGGCTCCCAGGAGGTGGCACCATCACCAACGGGGAAGAAGGACAGCGAGCTGGAGGTCATCCTCAGACGTCGCCGTAACAAGGCGGGAGAGGCGGGTTCTGGAG ACGAGCGCGACGGTCAAATGAGTCATGTGTCATCGTGCGACAGCTTGAACGGGCGGCGCGCCAGCACCGACTCCGGGAAAGATCCTGACGGGTCTGTCACCCCCTCCAACCCGACGGGCCCCAGGCTGGGCTCAGAGAGGCGGGGCTCCGGGCCGGGGCCCGTCATGGCCAGGAGGAGAAGCTCAGAGAAAGAGCCCCAAGTGGGCTCCTGGCAGGAGAGGAGGTCCGGCTGCTCCGTGTCCGATAAAGACCCCATGGACTCGCCGATCAGAAACGGCAGCGACCGCAACCGCAG CGTGGACGAGGACACCGGCGCCCCCAAGACACCCGTCCAGTCCAACGGCGTCCACCGCAACGAGCACGGAGAAGATGCCATCATGAGCAATGACGACGACAGCCAGGGCGGCCTCTGA
- the shtn3 gene encoding shootin-1 isoform X1: protein MDEHKDAHMHTECSRLTEERDEAERQLKHIKRVSQMVIDEVSVLQTQLEIEKSCRENAEALATKLNCENRKLKYLGLSSRPCLDELLPSISDRMAVEADGEPPQDGADALERYQQQVKELRDAVSSLLEEKKNFLCEIHEQQRTLEELTTQTQRDEQRMKELGDTVEQQRQTIKRFNRVSMMATQAYEGMKEQLDLEQNLRVQAETYAHEMLVKQKEAKRQSTLLLQSADPTVQLLSALEEVAAITKTLEDERLRHQQTVRHLEVQLDGSGVKKEVEALQRQVELLEDEKKDLEARLEQTEKDNLDLHNKLQQLQKVAMTSNTPPPPPPPAPGAAPPPAPLPQPPPPPPPPPPPPPPPPPSRCNPLSSLIAIMRKTSKGSKASLKVEQPPASEGVDDVKVKAVNEMMERIKHGVVLRPVKSQDSKRLAVKPPPASEEKAQESAMDELKGMLDTVKRSPSRGSQEVAPSPTGKKDSELEVILRRRRNKAGEAGSGDERDGQMSHVSSCDSLNGRRASTDSGKDPDGSVTPSNPTGPRLGSERRGSGPGPVMARRRSSEKEPQVGSWQERRSGCSVSDKDPMDSPIRNGSDRNRSVDEDTGAPKTPVQSNGVHRNEHGEDAIMSNDDDSQGGL from the exons ATGGACGAGCACAAGGACGCGCACATGCACACGGAG TGCAGCAGGCTGACGGAGGAGAGAGACGAGGCCGAGAGACAACTCAAACACATCAAGAGAG tgtcacAGATGGTGATTGATGAGGTCAGCGTCCTGCAGACACAGCTGGAGATTGAGAAGTCGTGTCGGGAGAACGCTGAGGCGCTCGCCACCAAG CTGAACTGCGAGAACAGGAAGCTGAAGTACCTGGGCTTGTCGTCGCGGCCGTGTTTGGACGAGCTCCTCCCCAGCATCTCCGACCGCATGGCCGTGGAAGCCGACGGCGAGCCGCCGCAGGACGGCGCCGACGCCTTGGAACGCTACCAGCAGCAGGTCAAAG agcTGAGGGACGCGGTGAGCAGCTTgttggaggagaagaagaacttCCTGTGTGAAATTCACGAGCAGCAGAGAACACTGGAGGAGCTGACCACTCAG ACACAACGAGATGAGCAGCGAATGAAGGAGCTTGGAGACACGGTGGAACAGCAACGTCAAACCATCAAGAGGTTCAACAGAG tgtCCATGATGGCCACGCAGGCGTACGAGGGCATGAAGGAACAGCTGGACTTGGAGCAGAACCTCCGAGTCCAAGCTGAGACGTACGCACACGAG ATGTTGGTGAAGCAGAAGGAGGCCAAGCGCCAGAGCACACTCCTCCTGCAGAGCGCCGACCCCACCGTGCAGCTCCTCAGTGCGCTGGAGGAAGTCGCCGCCATCACCAAGACGCTGGAAGACGAGCGACTGCGGCATCAGCAGACA GTGCGTCACCTGGAGGTCCAGCTGGACGGCAGCGGTGTGAAGAAGGAAGTGGAGGCTCTGCAGAGACAAGTGGAGCTGCTGGAGGATGAGAAGAAGGACTTGGAAGCAAGACTGGAGCAGACGGAGAAGGACAACCTTGACCTGCACAACAAAC TCCAGCAGCTGCAGAAGGTCGCCATGACGAGCAACACGCCGCCACCGCCTCCTCCCCCGGCTCCCGGCGCGGCCCCGCCCCCTGCACCTCTACCGCAACCGCCCCCGCCgcctcctccaccacctccgCCCCCTCCTCCGCCTCCCCCATCCAGATGCAACCCCCTCAG TTCTCTGATCGCCATCATGAGGAAGACGTCCAAAGGGTCCAAAGCATCTCTGAAGGTGGAGCAGCCGCCAG CGTCTGAGGGCGTGGACGACGTGAAGGTGAAAGCCGTCAACGAGATGATGGAGCGCATCAAGCACGGCGTGGTGCTGCGGCCCGTCAAGAGTCAGGACAGCAAG AGACTTGCCGTCAAA CCGCCTCCAGCCAGCGAGGAGAAAGCTCAGGAGAGCGCCATGGACGAGCTCAAAGGCATGCTG GACACGGTGAAGAGGAGTCCCAGCCGAGGCTCCCAGGAGGTGGCACCATCACCAACGGGGAAGAAGGACAGCGAGCTGGAGGTCATCCTCAGACGTCGCCGTAACAAGGCGGGAGAGGCGGGTTCTGGAG ACGAGCGCGACGGTCAAATGAGTCATGTGTCATCGTGCGACAGCTTGAACGGGCGGCGCGCCAGCACCGACTCCGGGAAAGATCCTGACGGGTCTGTCACCCCCTCCAACCCGACGGGCCCCAGGCTGGGCTCAGAGAGGCGGGGCTCCGGGCCGGGGCCCGTCATGGCCAGGAGGAGAAGCTCAGAGAAAGAGCCCCAAGTGGGCTCCTGGCAGGAGAGGAGGTCCGGCTGCTCCGTGTCCGATAAAGACCCCATGGACTCGCCGATCAGAAACGGCAGCGACCGCAACCGCAG CGTGGACGAGGACACCGGCGCCCCCAAGACACCCGTCCAGTCCAACGGCGTCCACCGCAACGAGCACGGAGAAGATGCCATCATGAGCAATGACGACGACAGCCAGGGCGGCCTCTGA
- the LOC129189914 gene encoding ganglioside GM2 activator-like, which translates to MDATVLFALTLSLMAAFVFTPATGSQLSWRRVNKVKLLGFDWKNCGKPDAAAVMKTLSLSPDPITIPGRLTASASGSTSVDLGAPLSVNVTMEREVGGFWVKVPCLEEVGSCHYPDACDVLNQLIPPGHDCPEPLHTYGLPCRCPFQSGSYSLPQSDFFLPYMDLPSWLTNGDYRVQGVLGSGGNELGCLKVALSISSD; encoded by the exons ATGGACGCGACCGTACTGTTTGCTCTCACTCTCAGCCTGATGGCAGCTTTTGTTTTCACTCCAGCCACCGGAAGTCAGCTGAGCTGGAGGAGAGTCAACAAAGTAAAG CTGCTGGGCTTCGACTGGAAGAACTGCGGGAAGCCGGATGCCGCAGccgtgatgaagacgctcagcTTGTCACCTGATCCCATAACCATCCCAGGTCGTCTGACAGCGTCCGCCTCGGGGTCGACGTCTGTGGACCTCGGTGCTCCTCTCAGC GTCAACGTGACAATGGAGAGGGAGGTAGGAGGATTTTGGGTGAAGGTTCCGTGTTTGGAGGAGGTGGGAAGCTGTCATTATCCAGACGCCTGTGATGTTTTGAACCAGCTGATCCCGCCCGGACACGACTGTCCAGAACCTCTGCACACGTACGGACTGCCCTGCCGATGCCCCTTCCAGTCT GGCTCGTACTCGCTGCCCCAGTCGGACTTCTTCCTGCCCTACATGGACCTCCCTTCCTGGCTCACCAATGGGGACTACCGCGTTCAGGGGGTTCTGGGCAGCGGAGGCAACGAGCTGGGCTGCCTCAAGGTGGCGCTGTCTATCAGCTCGGACTGA
- the pcdh12 gene encoding protocadherin-12 isoform X4, translating into MLLVLIVVLNLGWRVRSAEPSSITVQYRMWEEQPVGTRVGRLVDDLWQMDQTGPLEDFQVVEHGRALPFSVSARDGIVSTQGRLDREELCRGSDLCEVAFSVLYRKSGAMNCLRVHVEVMDLNDHSPSFASPAQEVEISETASLRIRIPLECAVDPDAGANGLQTYSLSVNQHFALDVTTALGGTRQAELVVIKELDREVQASFDLTLVAWDKGNPPRSGSTLVRVNILDSNDNSPTFEDSTPTVEIPEDTARGTTIIHLKATDPDQGANGEVEYSLSKHTHPNVQRLFYVDPQSGAVSVRAPLDYEAQPSHEVIIQARDRGPNSIPSHCKLHVKLTDINDNAPRIHVTWTHPNSDAATVLEGAPVNTFLALVMVSDADSGENGKVTAAMQPGSGPFRLEKVHGENYMIVSAGFLDREKVMDYNVTLLARDFGDPPLSCVKHLPVHVLDENDNAPVFSSSVFKASFKENNMVGYRALKVEAQDADLELSGRVLYYIHNSTQSFSIHPTSGVVNVLHSLDYEESHSHSFLVEAVDQGHPPLRTVATVQIDIQDVNDNYPVIKEPRPKQGVASLSVPVNADRGEIVAELGRDAEEGSGAFPMEHSVRDGFDGFLASTIKAEDSDSGLNGQLQYFITDANPHGLFWLDQATGQLFVNTTNATELIGKTVKVDISVSDMGTPSLATKATLEVTFTNLKDHLKNSSPGDRGRLNSTMMMAICLGATCLLLLLAVTVVTTVCRPDKRENRAYNCRQAESMYMRHPRRPQKNIRKSDIQLIPVIRERKEDPPLDESETMPLAAATTQDQQPEKHFDFTPLMMNSSFHSQSHPEGDAPHGRTLRKPGNIELDASLPLTPASSYRTLRKARNPSSSSSVSHSSTLKREKAETANSTPQATLRRPKTSEGRGPYDAERRRMLRNLVRLSMAAFADSIELSSASPEVQCAC; encoded by the exons ATGCTGCTGGTTCTGATTGTGGTTCTGAATCTGGGCTGGAGGGTCCGTAGCGCCGAGCCGTCGTCCATCACTGTCCAGTACCGCATGTGGGAGGAGCAACCTGTGGGAACTCGGGTCGGCCGTCTGGTGGACGACCTTTGGCAGATGGACCAGACGGGTCCTCTGGAGGACTTCCAGGTCGTGGAACACGGTAGAGCTCTTCCCTTTTCTGTCAGCGCTCGAGACGGCATCGTCTCCACCCAGGGACGTTTGGACAGGGAGGAGCTGTGTCGTGGTTCAGACTTGTGCGAGGTGGCCTTCAGTGTTCTTTACAGGAAAAGCGGTGCAATGAACTGCTTGCGGGTTCACGTAGAGGTGATGGACCTGAATGACCACAGTCCTAGCTTCGCCAGTCCAGCACAGGAAGTGGAGATCTCAGAGACGGCCAGCCTACGGATAAGAATCCCGCTGGAGTGTGCAGTTGATCCTGATGCGGGAGCCAACGGTCTTCAGACCTACTCACTTTCCGTCAACCAGCACTTTGCTCTGGATGTGACAACTGCTCTGGGTGGGACCAGACAAGCAGAGCTGGTGGTGATCAAAGAACTGGACAGGGAAGTGCAGGCATCTTTCGATCTCACCCTGGTGGCGTGGGACAAAGGGAACCCTCCGAGGTCTGGGAGTACATTAGTCCGTGTTAATATTCTGGACTCAAATGATAATAGTCCTACGTTTGAGGACAGTACCCCCACCGTGGAGATACCTGAGGACACAGCCCGAGGGACAACCATCATCCACCTGAAAGCCACTGACCCAGACCAGGGTGCCAACGGGGAGGTGGAGTACTCGCTAAGCAAGCACACACACCCAAATGTTCAGCGGCTGTTCTACGTGGATCCGCAGAGCGGTGCTGTGAGTGTAAGAGCTCCTCTCGATTATGAAGCCCAGCCCtcccatgaagtcatcatacaAGCCCGTGATCGTGGACCCAACTCTATTCCGTCTCACTGCAAGCTGCACGTCAAGCTAACGGACATTAACGATAACGCCCCGAGGATACACGTGACCTGGACTCATCCCAACTCAGATGCTGCAACGGTGCTGGAAGGCGCGCCGGTAAACACCTTCCTTGCCCTGGTGATGGTTTCTGATGCCGATTCGGGAGAAAATGGGAAAGTGACAGCAGCGATGCAGCCAGGCTCCGGCCCGTTTCGCCTTGAAAAGGTGCATGGTGAAAATTACATGATTGTAAGTGCTGGCTTCCTGGATCGAGAGAAGGTGATGGATTATAACGTCACACTCCTGGCCCGGGATTTTGGAGATCCACCACTGTCCTGTGTCAAACACCTGCCTGTTCATGTCCTGGATGAGAACGACAATGCGCCAGTCTTCTCATCCTCCGTCTTTAAAGCTTCCTTCAAGGAGAACAACATGGTGGGTTATCGTGCACTCAAAGTGGAAGCGCAGGACGCTGACCTGGAGCTGAGTGGCAGAGTGTtgtactacattcacaactCCACTCAGTCCTTCTCCATCCACCCCACAAGCGGCGTAGTCAACGTCCTTCACTCTCTGGATTACGAGGAGTCACACTCACACTCGTTCCTGGTGGAGGCCGTGGATCAGGGCCATCCGCCTCTTCGGACCGTGGCCACAGTGCAAATTGACATCCAGGATGTGAACGACAACTATCCGGTCATCAAGGAGCCGAGACCCAAACAGGGTGTGGCTTCTTTAAGCGTTCCTGTCAACGCAGACCGGGGAGAGATTGTCGCGGAGCTAGGAAGGGATGCTGAGGAGGGATCAGGTGCTTTTCCCATGGAACACTCAGTCCGAGATGGATTTGACGGATTTCTTGCGTCCACCATAAAGGCTGAAGATTCTGACTCGGGACTGAATGGACAACTCCAGTACTTCATCACTGATGCAAACCCGCATGGACTCTTCTGGTTGGACCAGGCCACGGGCCAACTGTTTGTTAACACCACCAACGCAACCGAGCTCATCGGGAAAACCGTCAAAGTAGACATATCTGTGTCTGACATGGGCACCCCCAGCTTGGCCACCAAGGCTACACTGGAGGTGACCTTCACTAACCTCAAAGACCATTTGAAGAACTCATCTCCGGGCGACCGTGGGCGGCTCAACTCCACCATGATGATGGCCATCTGCTTGGGGGCGACGTGCCTGTTGCTGCTGCTAGCTGTCACTGTGGTCACAACGGTGTGTCGGCCCGACAAACGGGAAAACCGGGCCTACAACTGCAGGCAGGCTGAGTCGATGTATATGCGGCACCCTCGACGCCCGCAGAAGAACATCAGGAAGTCGGACATTCAACTTATTCCTGTGATCAGGGAACGAAAAGAGGATCCTCCTCTGGATGAGAGTGAGACGATGCCACTGGCTGCGGCGACGACACAGGACCAACAACCTGAGAAACACTTTGATTTTACGCCATTAATGATGAATTCAAGCTTCCATTCCCAAAGTCACCCTGAGGGGGACGCCCCTCATGGCAGAACACTGCGGAAACCTGGAAACATCGAACTGGACGCCTCTTTACCTCTGACGCCAGCGTCATCGTATCGGACGCTTCGGAAGGCCAGAAACCCGTCATCGTCCTCTTCAGTGTCCCATTCGAGCACCTTGAAGCGGGAGAAGGCTGAGACGGCAAACTCGACACCTCAGGCAACTCTCCGGAGGCCGAAGACTTCAGAGGGTCGAGGACCATACGACGCAGAACGTCGACGGATGCTGCGGAACCTGGTGCGGCTGTCCATGGCGGCGTTTGCTGACTCCATCGAGCTCTCGTCAGCCTCCCCGGAAGTGCAG TGTGCATGCTGA